In Pocillopora verrucosa isolate sample1 chromosome 13, ASM3666991v2, whole genome shotgun sequence, one genomic interval encodes:
- the LOC131770768 gene encoding histamine H2 receptor-like, with protein MEDNDLKISNATHNLDIEKDENSTGPSTIILLNCFLNIPLMLISILANSLVLAAVYKAPSLRSPSIVLLCGLAVSDLAVGLIVQPVFIAKELDSVKFLAGVTRILGVTFCGISLATMSAISLDRFLALKYHMIYNSLVTTVRVKLTLIFIWLVNFSIFSGVHVWYAPEQFYISFGLVGFYMVVSTIAYIGIYRIARRHQFEIHAQQQAMGVPSIKITANVTILTRTAVNTFVFYICTVFCYLPWSIYRLFYTNIVLKDASDAWIFTGTLVFANSAINPVLYCWRLRELRGAVLKLLRQISCHKS; from the coding sequence ATGGAGGACAACGACCTCAAAATTTCCAATGCAACGCATAATCTAGATATTGAGAAAGACGAAAATTCAACTGGTCCTTCGACTATCATCTTACTAAACTGCTTTCTAAATATTCCACTAATGCTGATATCGATTCTGGCAAACTCCTTGGTCTTAGCAGCCGTTTACAAAGCTCCTTCGCTTCGTTCACCCTCCATAGTTTTGCTGTGTGGTCTCGCTGTTTCAGACCTAGCCGTGGGCTTGATAGTGCAGCCGGTTTTTATCGCGAAAGAACTAGATTCTGTGAAATTTTTAGCCGGAGTGACGAGAATTTTGGGTGTTACGTTCTGTGGAATTTCACTCGCTACCATGTCAGCGATAAGCTTGGATAGATTTTTGGCTCTGAAATATCACATGATTTACAATTCTCTGGTTACCACAGTGCGCGTTAAACTCACTTTGATATTTATTTGGCTTGTAAACTTCTCAATATTCTCCGGAGTTCACGTCTGGTATGCACCTGAACAATTTTATATATCGTTTGGATTGGTGGGTTTCTATATGGTAGTTTCCACCATCGCCTATATTGGCATTTATCGAATCGCTCGCCGACACCAATTTGAGATCCACGCTCAGCAGCAAGCAATGGGAGTTCCAAGTATTAAAATCACCGCAAACGTGACTATTTTGACTCGCACGGCAGTAAACACTTTCGTATTTTACATATGTACAGTTTTTTGCTATCTGCCATGGAGCATTTATCGGCTTTTTTATACAAATATCGTTCTCAAAGATGCCAGCGATGCTTGGATCTTTACGGGAACTTTGGTGTTCGCCAACTCGGCCATCAATCCTGTACTGTATTGCTGGCGTCTTCGTGAACTTCGGGGGGCGGTTTTGAAGTTATTAAGGCAAATATCTTGCCATAAATCGTGA
- the LOC131770833 gene encoding melanopsin-like has protein sequence MANITSLILLNASIIKPSGYCENLQPFLDMDIRKKLPQYYVIASLTASFFMFMLCFFALFLNAVVVFVTWRTPALHSPRNILLCSLAATDFFVGFTSQPFFVVAELFLLFGQLERYCLTVFMLFYSSWLFNGISFLTLTAISFERYLALRFHLRYTELITASRVVITVVIYWLIWATLVTVLWFWATSKLLAYALTAVCFVMGVSALRCLSLIHKTMKRHNKHVRDTNQKTFQSMIRYRRSTNTMIILVAAFALSYIPFVITTAVSASQEQEDLRTSVAHCLAVAVMFANSSVNPVIYFWRVTELREAAERTLRRFHPLKTKRSDTEFDTR, from the coding sequence ATGGCGAATATAACAAGTTTAATTCTGCTAAACGCTTCAATCATCAAGCCATCTGGTTACTGCGAGAATCTTCAACCGTTTTTGGACATGGACATCAGGAAGAAGCTGCCACAGTACTACGTTATCGCTTCTCTAACGGCttcttttttcatgttcatGCTTTGTTTTTTCGCATTGTTTTTAAACGCAGTAGTTGTGTTCGTCACATGGCGAACGCCCGCGTTGCACTCGCCGAGAAACATTTTGCTTTGCTCCTTGGCAGCCACCGACTTTTTTGTTGGTTTCACATCTCAGCCGTTCTTCGTTGTAGCCGAACTGTTCTTGCTATTTGGCCAATTGGAAAGATACTGCCTGACTGTGTTCATGCTTTTCTATTCAAGCTGGCTTTTCAATGGGATTTCTTTCCTAACTCTGACGGCCATTAGCTTCGAGCGATATCTCGCTCTTCGCTTTCATCTTCGATATACAGAATTGATAACAGCCTCTCGCGTGGTCATAACGGTTGTTATCTACTGGTTAATATGGGCGACTTTGGTTACAGTTCTTTGGTTTTGGGCCACCAGCAAGCTCTTAGCTTATGCACTCACGGCCGTGTGTTTTGTAATGGGAGTCAGCGCTTTGAGGTGCCTTTCCCTTATTCACAAAACTATGAAAAGGCACAATAAACACGTACGCGATACAAATCAAAAAACCTTTCAAAGTATGATTCGCTATCGCCGCAGTACAAACACAATGATCATTCTCGTGGCCGCGTTTGCGTTAAGTTATATCCCATTTGTTATCACCACTGCAGTTAGTGCCTCGCAAGAACAAGAAGATCTAAGAACATCTGTGGCACATTGCTTGGCAGTTGCAGTCATGTTTGCAAACTCCTCTGTGAATCCTGTGATCTATTTCTGGCGAGTAACTGAGCTTCGCGAAGCGGCCGAGCGAACTTTGAGGAGATTCCATCCTCTAAAGACAAAACGAAGTGACACGGAGTTTGACACAAGATAA